In Ornithinibacter aureus, the genomic stretch GGTAGACGTCGATGAAGTTGATGCCGGCCGCGGCGACCGCGATCAGGGCCTCGCCGGGGCCGGGTACCGGAGTCTCGCGGTCCTGGACCTCGAGCACCTCCGGCCCTCCGGGGCGGGTGACGACGAGGGCGCGGGTGGTCGACTGACTCATGGTCGCCAGCCTAGAACTTTCTGGGCACCGCACCTACCGTCGAAGGGGCAGAGGCCCGTCAGGAGCGCAACGAGAGCAGCACGGCATCCAGCATCTTCGGCGTCAGCCGCCCGGTGTACGTGTTGTGCGGGCTCACGTGGTAGCACCCGACGAGCCGGACCGCCCGCCCCTGCGGCGTCCGCAGGGTGGCCTCCGCCGCGTGCCCGAACCGCGGCTTCGGACGCGGCACCCCCCACCCGAGCGCCCGGGCCGCGCCGAGGGTGGCGTCCCAGCCGATCGCCCCGAGGCACAAGATCGCCCACAGGCCCGAGGCCTCGGTGAGCTCGAGGTCGCGTTCGAGCCAGGCCGAGCACGTGGCCCGCTCGGTGGGGGTCGGCTTGTTGGACGGTGGGGCGCACCGCACCGCCGCGACGATCCGGATGCCCGTGAGTGCCTGCCCGTCCCCGGCGCTCACCGAGGTCGGCAGCGCGGCGAACCCCGTGCGGTGCAACGCGGCCCACAGCACGTCACCGGAGGGGTCGCCGGTGAACATCCGTCCGGTGCGGTTGGTGCCGTTGGCCGCCGGTGCGAGCCCGACGAGCAGCACGTCGGCGTCCGGGTCGCCGAACGACGGGCCGGGCCGCCCCCAGTACGGCTGGTCGGCGAACGACGCCCTCCGGCCGGTACGGGCGACGTCCTCACGCCAGTTCACGAGTCGGGGGCAGGCTCGGCACACCGAGACCCGCGCCTGGAGATCGGGGATGCCGTCCGCCCCCGCGGCGAGTCGCCTCACCGCGGCAGCGGTGCGGGCAACAGGGGTCGAGGCCGTCGCCGGATCGCCCGGCCACCCCGTGCCCGGTGGCACCGGGCTGTCGAAGAGCTGCCCGGTCACCGGGTGGGGGGCCTGCTCGTCCATGGCTTCACCCTGACACCGAGGGCCCCGAGAGGGAACCGATGCGCGAGGATCACCTCATGGCAGAGGTGACGGTCGTCGGTGGAGGTGTCGTGGGGCTGACCTGTGCCCTCGAGCTCGCACGCGCCGGGCACGAGGTGCGCTGCGTGCGGGACCAGCCGGTCGCCGAG encodes the following:
- a CDS encoding uracil-DNA glycosylase — encoded protein: MDEQAPHPVTGQLFDSPVPPGTGWPGDPATASTPVARTAAAVRRLAAGADGIPDLQARVSVCRACPRLVNWREDVARTGRRASFADQPYWGRPGPSFGDPDADVLLVGLAPAANGTNRTGRMFTGDPSGDVLWAALHRTGFAALPTSVSAGDGQALTGIRIVAAVRCAPPSNKPTPTERATCSAWLERDLELTEASGLWAILCLGAIGWDATLGAARALGWGVPRPKPRFGHAAEATLRTPQGRAVRLVGCYHVSPHNTYTGRLTPKMLDAVLLSLRS